From one Cynocephalus volans isolate mCynVol1 chromosome X, mCynVol1.pri, whole genome shotgun sequence genomic stretch:
- the LOC134367285 gene encoding small nuclear ribonucleoprotein G, whose product MSKAHPPELKKFMDKKLSLKLNGGRHVQGILRGFDPFMNLVIDECVEMATSGQQNNIGMVVIRGNSIIMLEALERV is encoded by the coding sequence CGAATTGAAAAAATTTATGGACAAGAAGTTATCATTGAAATTAAATGGTGGCAGACATGTCCAAGGAATATTGCGGGGATTTGATCCCTTTATGAATCTTGTGATAGATGAATGTGTGGAGATGGCAACTAGTGGGCAACAGAACAATATTGGAATGGTGGTAATACGAGGAAATAGTATCATCATGTTAGAAGCCTTGGAACGAGTATAA